The segment GGCAGTCCGTCAAGGACGGCCACGAACTGATCGCGGTGCAACCGGTCCGGATGAAGCAGCAGGGCGAACTGATCCAGATCGAAGCCCTGCAACGCGGCCGCGAGATCGCCGACGGCGGCTACCTGTGGCGCGGCGAGCTGCGCCTGTGGGACAACGAGATCCTCACAGGCTGGTACGCCAGCATCGAACCCACCGTCCGCTCCAAAGACACCCTCTACTTCGCGATCCACCCCAAGGCCTGACCATGCTCGGCCGCTGGGTCGGCCCGTCCTACGACGGCAACCACATCACCGGCCTGGCCGGCATCGCCCAAGACGCCGACGCCGCCCACCACATCATCAGCCAACGCACCAAGAGCATCACGGCATGAGCGAGGACCAGGCCGACGAGGGCGTCGAGATCTGCGAGATCGTCATCACCGCACCGGACGCCGAATGGCTCGCTGCCTTCTGCCGCGGGCTCATCGAAGACAGCCGCACCTGTACCGCTGGGCCTCGCCCGGCAAACGCAACCCCGTGACCGTACTCAGAGCAACGCCACGTACGGCAAGGTTCGATATTGGCGCGCCGAATTCCGTCAAGAGCTTTGTCATGAGCAGGCGTCGAGGCAATTCGGAAACAGGCTCCCGAGCGAAGAGCCACCACTTCACGTGCAGCCTCGGACAGACCTGCCACCCGCTCAATCGTCAAATCCGCCATCAAAATCCACCATTCGGGATTGGCTGCGGCGGAATTTTGCACATCCTGAATTCCATACAACAGTGGGTAGAAGCGAGACAGTAACGCCGACGATTCCGTAGGCAACTTGAACTCCATCACCAATCCGTATGTTGCCGAACAGAGCGGCGACATGGCGGTAATTGAAAGGATTGATGCTCTTGAAAGAGATACTCCACATTTCCATCTATATCGGCCTTTGATCTCGGGTCAATGCGGCGCACCCATTTACTACAGCAGCGGATCTTGACCAGGCGCCCCGGTCTGCTGCCTATCCGCGCAGGTGGGGCCGGTGGTCGTTCGCCTCGACGGTGGTATTGGCTGATTTGGGCTCGGGCGCGGTGGATCAGGTGCAATGGACGCCGACGGCCTCGGCGAAGGCTTCCTGGGACAGGCCACGTTCCAAGCGGTGGCACCGCAGGTTGGCGCCCACGGTCCGCTGGAGGTCGTGTTCCACTCCTTCCACGCTCGGGATGTGCTACTTGTTGGTCTACAGACCTATAAGTAGCATCCGGCCGGGAGTACCAACTCCTGCCGCCAACGAGGAGGAGCCAGTCATGGCCGTGACCGAAGACCGCCACTGCCCCAAGTGCGGTAAGCGAGTACGCATGACCAGATGCGAAGCCTGTAAGGGCACCGGGGGCGGACAGTTCTCGCAGTGCAACTCGGGGTGCAACCGCAAAGGCTGGCTCTGCCCCACCCACGGCAAGAACTACTGAGCCGGAGCGTAGGTCATGGGATTGTTCTCGAAGAAACCACCAGCAGCCCTCAATCCGATCATCGCCAACGCCATGATTGGCTACACACGCGAAGACATCAAACACGTCGCGAGGGTGCAAGAGACGATCTTGGCGCAACTCCACGGCGGCGAGGCGCTCAAAGTCGTCATCCCCTGTGCGCAGACCAGTGCCGTCGCTGCCGTCACAACGCAAAAGCTCATTTACTGCGGTCTACTGTCGAGCGGCATCGACTGGATATTGCCGGCTCAGCAACTCACTGAGCCCGAGGTACGAACAGCAAGATATAGTGGCGGCGGTTACAATATGCGCTTTTTTGTCATAGTTGGGTTTACAGGTGGGCCATTGCGAGTCCCTGACAGTAAGCACTACTGGGATGCGGGACTGGACATCGTCAGATTTGAGCTCGAGGAAGCGCAGGTATTGGAGCAAGCGCTGATCGCTTTAGCTGAGAGCGCCTAGGTCCGATTAGGTTGCGATTTTGAAAGACCACGAATACGTTAGATCATCGTAGCAATCGGGAAGCAGGACAGTCACAAGGAGCGAGCATGAGTTGGCTCGAACGGTTGCGTCGGAATGGCTTGCCGGCCACGGCTCTCAACGAGAGTACATCGTCAGCCGTAGCATTCCCTTCTGCCCAAGAACTGGCAGCTTGGGGTCGTGGTGCTCTACTCGGCATCACCGGCTGGGAAGCCATCCGTTCCCGCTATGAGGCGAGCCACTACGCGGTTGCCCGCGCCGATCCGGCTGCCTACTGTGAGCAGCTGCGTACGATCGCTGCAACCGGCCGCGATTGGGCACAGTACGGAGCCGGCTGCTGCGCAACCAACTTGCTTGACTACCCGGAGGAGCCCACCTTCACGGCCCTCATGCTGGACGGCCTAGATGTACTACGCCGCCGCCGCATTCCCATGAACTACTTGAGTCCGGGGGAGCGTGAGTGGTGGCTGCAGCACCGTCGAACGGAAGACCCATGGCTGCCTCCACAAGTGGTACCCACCGAACAGGAGTTCCTTGCCCGTGAGCCCGAGTCTGGTGAAGCGCTCCTCGTCGCCGACATGGGACCAGCAAACTATGACAACAAGATCTACATTCGTCGCATCGATGCTGGGTTCGAGTCGCTCATACGAAGCCCGGGCGAAGACCCAGGTAGCCAGTGGCACGCCGCTCCGACGCTCTACCGGCTGTACCGAAGCCTGGGCGAATCATTGAGCAACAATCCCGCCGTGTGGGTGGACGCTAGCGTGCGGCCGTTTCTGGCAGAGGGCGTGCCGGATTTGTCGGAGTAGTTCTCATCTTTCCAAAGTGCCGCGTTACAGGTTCCCGCATCTTCCGCTGGCTATGCGTTCGTCGGTAGTTGCTGCTCGAGATAGTTGGCCACTGCCGTGTCTGGGTCAGAATCTGGTCCGAGTCGTGACAGTGGCTTTAGCCTTGATCATTCGCGGGCGAGGTCAAGGTGCCCTCGACCCGCAGGATCATCCCGGTTCTGTCATGCCGACGGTGTTCCGCCAGGCCGACACCCTCACACCAGCCTGACGTTGCCCCTTGATCACATCGAGTGGGGACAGGCGCACCATTTCCGGCCGCCAAACGGTGCCTTCGTCCCCACTCGCTCCGATCAGGACTGCCGACCGCAGTCCCGAGCCCAGATGGCAGCTGTCGCGGCGTCGATGCACGCCGGATCCGTCGCGGGTCGATCCCGATCGAAGTCCTGGCGCGCTTGTTGCGGTGAGCAACTTGACGAGCCACCCGCGGACGTTGCATGGTTAGTTACATGAGTAACGAACCGGCTAACCACCTGTTGGGCGCCACCCGGTGATCGAGGACCGCCCACTCTTCGTGCAGATCGTCCAGCAGCTCGAGGCGTCGATCATCGACGGCTCCCTGCCCGAGGAGTCCCAGGTGCCCTCGACCAACGAGCTGGCCGCGTTCCACCGCATCAACCCCGCGACCGCACTCAAGGGCGTGTCCCGATTGGTCGCCGACGGGGTTCTCTACAAGAGACGAGGAATCGGGATGTTCGTCACCACCGGTGCCCGCGACCTGCTGCTGCAGCGCCGCCGGGCGGCCTTCGCGGACGAATACGTCCGCCCCCTCGTCGAGGAGGCGCGCCGCCTCGGCCTGCGCCCCGACGAACTGCACGACCTCGTGAACCAGGCGGTGGTCGCACCGTGACCGCCACCGGCGTGACCGTGAACCACGACCCGGACGACACCGCCCGGGATTCCACCGAGGCCGTCGTCGCCCTGACCGCGGTGACCAAGCGCTATCGCACCGCCCGCGTCCTGGACGACGTCACGATCCGCCTGGACGGCCTGCGCATCCACGGCCTGCTGGGACGCAACGGCGCGGGCAAGACCACCCTGATGCGCATCCTGGCCGGGCAGACGCTCGCCACCTCCGGCACGGTGCACGTCTTCGGCGAACCGCCCTACGAGAACCGCCACGTGCTGCGCCGCACCGCGACCATCACCGAGGGCCAGCGCTACCCGGACGCCTACACCATCGCGAACGTGCTCACCGCCGCCCGACTGCACTACCCCCGCTGGGACGAAGACCTCGCCCAGAGCCTCCTCGCGGACTTCGACCTGCCGCGGCGGCGCCTGGTCAAGAAGCTCTCCCGCGGGATGCGTTCGGCCCTCGGGGTGGTGATCGGGCTGGCCTCTCGGGCCGAGCTCACCCTGCTCGACGAGCCCTACCTCGGCCTGGACGCCGTGGCGCGCCAGATCTTCTACGACCGGCTGCTCGTCGACTACGCCGAGCACCCTCGCACCATCGTGGTCTCGACCCACCTCATCGACGAGGTGGCCGACCTGCTCGAGCACGTCGTCGTCCTCGACCACGGCCGGGTGCTGCTGGACGCCGAAGCCGACGACCTGCGCTCGTCCGGGTTCGTCGTCCAGGGGCCGGCCGACCTGGTCACCGGTCTGGTCGGCACCCGCCCGACTTTGCGCACCGAACGATTGGGGGCCACGACGCGCGTCACCCTGGCGGCGCATGATCTCGACCTGGACGACGCGCGCCGGCTCGGCCTGGCCGTCAGCCCCCTCTCGCTACAGGAGCTGATCGTGGCCACCACCCCCGTGGGCCACACCGCCGACCACGACGGGACGCCCGTGTCCACCCCTCGACCCGCCTCTCGCCGCGAAGGAACCCCGCGATGACCGACGTCCGCACCACGATGCGACTGCACCTGCTCACCTGGAAACCGGCCGTCGCCTGGCCCTGGGGCATCCTCGCGGCGTCGTTCACCATCAACCTGTTGGTGCAGCGTGCCCTCAGCCCCGAGTTCCGGGAACAGAGCTGGAGCGGCGGCCTGACCTCGATCTACGCCGTGGTCGCCGTCTGGGCCACCGCCCTGATCAGCCAGGTGTTCCCGTTCGCGCTGGGCCTGGGCATCACTCGACGCGACTACGCCCTGGGCACCGCCCTGACCCTCGTGGCCCAGGCGGTGCTGTTCGCCCTGGCCCTCACCGGTCTGCAGGCCATCGAGCAGGCCAGCCACGGATTCGGCGTCGGCCTGGCCTTCTTCGGCCCGGCAGGCATCCGACAGGACGGTGTGGTGCTCCAAACCCTCGTCTATGCAACAGGTTTCGTTCTCGTGGGCGCGGTCATGTCGGCGCTGGCCGTGGTGCACCACCGGTGGCGGACGACCGGCCTCTTCACCCTGATCATGGCGCTGATCCTCGCCGGGGGCGCGCTCATCGTCCTGGCGACCTGGCGCCACGCCTG is part of the Kineosporiaceae bacterium genome and harbors:
- a CDS encoding GntR family transcriptional regulator: MIEDRPLFVQIVQQLEASIIDGSLPEESQVPSTNELAAFHRINPATALKGVSRLVADGVLYKRRGIGMFVTTGARDLLLQRRRAAFADEYVRPLVEEARRLGLRPDELHDLVNQAVVAP
- a CDS encoding ABC transporter ATP-binding protein, yielding MNHDPDDTARDSTEAVVALTAVTKRYRTARVLDDVTIRLDGLRIHGLLGRNGAGKTTLMRILAGQTLATSGTVHVFGEPPYENRHVLRRTATITEGQRYPDAYTIANVLTAARLHYPRWDEDLAQSLLADFDLPRRRLVKKLSRGMRSALGVVIGLASRAELTLLDEPYLGLDAVARQIFYDRLLVDYAEHPRTIVVSTHLIDEVADLLEHVVVLDHGRVLLDAEADDLRSSGFVVQGPADLVTGLVGTRPTLRTERLGATTRVTLAAHDLDLDDARRLGLAVSPLSLQELIVATTPVGHTADHDGTPVSTPRPASRREGTPR